Part of the Rhizobium sp. WYJ-E13 genome is shown below.
TGTTTTTTGCCAGTATTTCCCGTATTCTCGACAATGCAAAAAAGAACAAGGGGTTTGGTGAATGGCATCTTGGACGCCGAAATTTCTTCTGTCTGCGACAACGTCTCTGTTTCTCGCCTTCGGGGCTTTTGCACAGGACGCGGATGGATGGCGGGTCGGGATTGCGACGGTCGGCGATCTCAAGCATCCCCAGGGTTTTGATCATTTCGACTATGTCAACCCGCTGGCGCCGAAGGGCGCCACCCTGCGTCTTTCGGACGAAGGTAACTTCGATACGCTGAACCCATTGCTTGCGCGCGGAGAGGTGGGCGCCGGTCTGGCCACAGTGTTCGATACGCTGCTGACCCCGGCGCTCGACGAGTTGTCGTCGTCCTACGGCCTGTTGGCTGAAGGCGTGAAATATCCGGATGACTTGACCTCGGCGACCTTCCGCCTGCGCATCGAAGCCAAATGGGCCGACGGCCAGCCGGTGACGCCGGAGGATGTCGTTTTCAGCTTCGAGCAGGCGAAGAAAAACGATCCGCAGATGGAGTTCTATTATCGCCACGTGAAGTCGGCCGAAAAGACCGGCGATCGCGAGGTGACCTTCAGTTTCGACGAACCCAACAATCGCGAACTGCCGCAGATCGTCGGCCAACTGGTGATCGTGCCTAAGCACTGGTGGGAGGCGAATGGCGCAGACGGCAAGCCGCGCGACATCTCCCGCACCTCGCTGGAAATTCCCATGGGCTCCGGCCCCTACAAGATGGTTTCGGTGACGCCGGGCTCGAAGATCCGCTACGAGCTGCGTGACGACTATTGGGGCAAGAACCTCAACGTCAATGTCGGCCAGAACAATTTCGGCGCAATCGAATATACCTATTTTGCCGATCGCGACGTGATGTTCGAAGCCTTCCGCTCGAACAATACCGACTATTGGTGGGAAAACGCCGCCAAGCGCTGGGCCACCGCCTATGACTTCCCGGCCGTCAGGGACGGCCGCGTCAAGCGCGAGGAAGTCGAAAACGAGTGGCGCAAGGTCGGAGTCATGGTTGGCTTCATCTTCAACCTGCGCCGAGACAAGTTTGCCGACGAGAGGGTGCGCGAGGCGTTGAACTATGCCTTCGATTTCGAGGAACTGCGCCGCACGATCTTCTATGGCTCCTATGAGCGGATCGACAGTTTCTTCTTCCGCACCGAGCTTGCCTCCACCGGCCTTCCGCAAGGCCGCGAACTCGAAATCCTGAACGAGGTCAAGGACCTGGTTCCGCCGGAGGTTTTTACCAAGCCCTATACCAATCCGGTTGGCGGCGACCCGGCCAAGCTGCGCGACAACCTGCGCACCGCGATCGGCATGCTGAAGGAAGCGGGTTACGAGCTGAAGGGCAACCGCATGGTCAATGTGAAGACCGGCCAGCCGCTCTCCTTCGAAATCCTGCTCAACGGGCCGACCATCGAGCCCGTCGCGCTCGCCTTCTCGCAGAACCTGAAGAAGATCGGCATCGATGCAAGCGTGCGTAGCGTCGAACCGTCGCAATTCACCAACCGCTGGCGCTCACGCGATTTCGACGTCATGTACAATGGCTGGAGCGAAACCATAAATCCCGGCAATGAGCAGGCCGAATACTGGGGTTCCGACGCCGCGAAGCGCGAAGGATCCCAAAATTACAGCGGTATCAGCGATCCAGGTCTCGATGCGCTCATCAAGAAGGTGATCTTCGCCAAGGATCGCGACGAGCTGGTAGCGACGACGCGGGCGCTCGACCGCGTTCTGCTCGCCAAACACATCGTCGTGCCGAGTTATGGCTCGCGCACTTCGCGCCTTGCCTATTGGAACAGCATCACGCATCCGGCGGAATTGCCCGAATATGGGCTCGGCATGCCCGGCGTGTGGTGGTCGACCAGCGCCGGCAGATAAGGAAATCCTTGCCTTCGATGGCCGCGGGCGTCCAAATTATGCGCGAATCAGGCGATAGCCGACGAGGGCGAACAAGAGGAAAGTTGGGAATTGGCGAAATCTGAACGTCGCAGCATCGCGGCTGTCTACCGGATCGGCGGGCGCTGATGGGGGGCTATATCCTTCGCCGCTTGCTCCTGATGATCCCGACGATCGTCGGTATCATGGCAATTTCCTTCATCGTTGTGCAGTTTGCCCCCGGCGGTCCCGTCGAGCAGGTGATCGCCCAATTGACCGGACAGGCCGACAGCGCCGACCAGCGCCTCGGCGGCGGTGGCGATGTGGGCCAGCAATTCGACGATGCCGGCTCGAAATATCGCGGCGCCCAGGGCCTCGATCCCGAACTCATCGCCAAGCTGGAAAAGCAGTTCGGTTTCGACAAGCCGCCGCTGACCCGCTTCGGCGAAATGATGTGGAATTACATCCGCTTCGATTTCGGCGAGAGCTTCTTCCGCAACACGACCGTGCTCAATCTCATCAAGGAGAAGCTGCCGGTCTCGATCTCGCTCGGCATCTGGATCCTGATCTTTTCCTACGCCATCTCCATTCCGCTCGGCATCCGCAAGGCGGTCAAGGACGGCTCCTCCTTCGATGTCTGGACGTCAGGCGTCATCATCGTCGGTTATGCCGTGCCGAGCTTCCTGTTCGGCATCCTGCTGATCGTGCTGTTCGCCGGCGGTTCCTTCTATGACTGGTTTCCGCTGCGCGGCCTGGTCTCGGATAATTTCGACCAGCTTGCCTGGTGGCAGAAACCGCTCGATTATTTCTGGCATCTCACGCTGCCGTTGATCTCGCTGTCGCTGGCATCCTTCGCCACGACGACGCTTCTGACCAAGAATTCCTTCATCGACGAGATCAAGAAGCAATATGTCGTCACCGCGCGTGCCAAGGGCCTGAACGAGCGGCAGGTGCTCTATGGTCACGTGTTCCGCAATGCCATGCTGATCGTCATCGCAAGCTTCCCCAGCGCCTTCATCTCCGCCTTCTTCACAGGCTCGCTCCTGATCGAGAACATCTTCTCGCTCGATGGTCTCGGCCGCCTCGGCTACCTCTCGGTCGTCAACCGCGACTATCCGATCGTCTTTGCAACGCTCTATATTTTCTCCTTGCTGGGCCTCTTCGTCGGCCTGATCTCCGACCTGATCTACACCTGGATCGATCCGCGCATCGATTTCGAGCGGAGGGACGTCTGATGGATGTCGCCGCAAACCCGACGACAGCGCCCGTCCGTCCTCCACGGAAAGGTCTGCTGTCGCCGACCAACATCCGCCGCTGGCGGAATTTCAAGGCCAACAGGCGCGGTTACTGGTCGCTCTGGCTGTTTCTCGTCCTCTTCGTACTCAGCTTGCTTGCCGAGTTCATCGCCAACGACAAGCCGATCATCGCCTCCTACAAGGGCGAGATCCTTTTCCCTGTCGTCATCGATTATCCCGAAGAGAAGTTCGGCGGCTTCCTGGCCGAGACGGACTACCGCTCCTCCGTCATATCGGATGAGATCAATGCCAATGGCTGGATGATCTGGCCGCCGATCCGCTATTCCTACCAGTCGGTCAATTCCAACATCCCGCATTCGGCCCCGACCGCCCCTTTCTGGCTGATGTCGTCGGAGGAGCGCTGCTCGGCCTACCCGCAGGGCGTCAACGATCCCGGCTGCAGGCTCGGCAATCTCAACTGGCTCGGCACCGACGATCAGGCCCGCGACGTTCTTGCCCGCGTCATCTATGGCTTCCGCATTTCCGTTCTCTTCGGCCTGGTGCTCACCATCTGCTCGGCCGTCATCGGTGTGACGGCCGGTGCCATCCAGGGCTATTTCGGTGGCTGGACGGATCTTCTCTTCCAGCGTTTCATCGAGATCTGGTCCTCGATGCCGGTGCTCTACATCCTGCTCATCATCGCCGCCATCCTGCCGCCCGGCTTCTTCGTGCTGCTCGGCATTATGCTGCTCTTCTCCTGGGTGGGCTTCGTCGGCGTCGTGCGCGCCGAATTCCTGCGTGCCCGCAATTTCGAATATGTCCGGGCCGCCCGGGCGCTCGGCGTCAACAACCACACCATCATGTGGCGGCATATGCTGCCGAATGCGATGGTCGCGACGCTGACCTTCCTGCCCTTCATCCTCTCGGGCTCGATCACCACCCTGACCTCGCTCGACTTCCTAGGCTTTGGCATGCCGCCGGGCTCTCCTTCGCTCGGCGAGCTGATCGCCCAGGGCAAGGCCAATCTTCAGGCGCCATGGCTCGGGCTGACGGCTTTCTTCACCATGTCGATCATGCTCTCGCTGCTGATCTTCATCGGCGAGGCGGTGCGCGATGCCTTCGATCCGAGAAAGACGTTCCAATGAGTGAAACACTCCTCTCCGTCCGCGATCTCTCGGTCGCCTTCCACCAGGGCGGCGAAACGTCGCTTGCCGTCGACCGCATCTCCTTCGATATCGGGAAGGGCGAGGTCGTCGCGCTCGTCGGCGAATCCGGTTCCGGCAAGTCGGTCTCAGCCAATTCGGTG
Proteins encoded:
- a CDS encoding extracellular solute-binding protein is translated as MASWTPKFLLSATTSLFLAFGAFAQDADGWRVGIATVGDLKHPQGFDHFDYVNPLAPKGATLRLSDEGNFDTLNPLLARGEVGAGLATVFDTLLTPALDELSSSYGLLAEGVKYPDDLTSATFRLRIEAKWADGQPVTPEDVVFSFEQAKKNDPQMEFYYRHVKSAEKTGDREVTFSFDEPNNRELPQIVGQLVIVPKHWWEANGADGKPRDISRTSLEIPMGSGPYKMVSVTPGSKIRYELRDDYWGKNLNVNVGQNNFGAIEYTYFADRDVMFEAFRSNNTDYWWENAAKRWATAYDFPAVRDGRVKREEVENEWRKVGVMVGFIFNLRRDKFADERVREALNYAFDFEELRRTIFYGSYERIDSFFFRTELASTGLPQGRELEILNEVKDLVPPEVFTKPYTNPVGGDPAKLRDNLRTAIGMLKEAGYELKGNRMVNVKTGQPLSFEILLNGPTIEPVALAFSQNLKKIGIDASVRSVEPSQFTNRWRSRDFDVMYNGWSETINPGNEQAEYWGSDAAKREGSQNYSGISDPGLDALIKKVIFAKDRDELVATTRALDRVLLAKHIVVPSYGSRTSRLAYWNSITHPAELPEYGLGMPGVWWSTSAGR
- a CDS encoding microcin C ABC transporter permease YejB is translated as MGGYILRRLLLMIPTIVGIMAISFIVVQFAPGGPVEQVIAQLTGQADSADQRLGGGGDVGQQFDDAGSKYRGAQGLDPELIAKLEKQFGFDKPPLTRFGEMMWNYIRFDFGESFFRNTTVLNLIKEKLPVSISLGIWILIFSYAISIPLGIRKAVKDGSSFDVWTSGVIIVGYAVPSFLFGILLIVLFAGGSFYDWFPLRGLVSDNFDQLAWWQKPLDYFWHLTLPLISLSLASFATTTLLTKNSFIDEIKKQYVVTARAKGLNERQVLYGHVFRNAMLIVIASFPSAFISAFFTGSLLIENIFSLDGLGRLGYLSVVNRDYPIVFATLYIFSLLGLFVGLISDLIYTWIDPRIDFERRDV
- a CDS encoding ABC transporter permease encodes the protein MDVAANPTTAPVRPPRKGLLSPTNIRRWRNFKANRRGYWSLWLFLVLFVLSLLAEFIANDKPIIASYKGEILFPVVIDYPEEKFGGFLAETDYRSSVISDEINANGWMIWPPIRYSYQSVNSNIPHSAPTAPFWLMSSEERCSAYPQGVNDPGCRLGNLNWLGTDDQARDVLARVIYGFRISVLFGLVLTICSAVIGVTAGAIQGYFGGWTDLLFQRFIEIWSSMPVLYILLIIAAILPPGFFVLLGIMLLFSWVGFVGVVRAEFLRARNFEYVRAARALGVNNHTIMWRHMLPNAMVATLTFLPFILSGSITTLTSLDFLGFGMPPGSPSLGELIAQGKANLQAPWLGLTAFFTMSIMLSLLIFIGEAVRDAFDPRKTFQ